One stretch of Sebastes umbrosus isolate fSebUmb1 chromosome 5, fSebUmb1.pri, whole genome shotgun sequence DNA includes these proteins:
- the ccdc17 gene encoding coiled-coil domain-containing protein 17 isoform X1 yields MSIEENQPKWTKRTSDTEASGRQLGHSERLEEMREMATDHERELALIHAHNQQLEQQRDELAHQVSVLSEQSNTTHLESLLMELREQEERNEETLQQLAEHLRASHLQEVSVPAVQPDPRRNQKMHPDSFELISCADGPLSTQIRALWQAYMQSGGSDPAIVAQMIDLQAEAQSLEKNQPATAGEAKKKKVKPPQRGPSWELLAVEQENQRLEEEILRMQLGRERHHNYDAAVRTELELIQRENLMQISSLQAEMQRSKEAPRPRRQPPPHPPLPPPTPLPLQPNTHIHAPLSLLQSRSFSSPPGRCMLDSLDSLGPAPYDPAAGFVVFYDLVLGVDVSQRALRMVVALYSEGQEVGPPTALPTVQCMPGVSVSYTHGLSPGNYALLSVKQPVPRIQPSPSLSLVVELQAARDLDVHSQDVFKLASCGWTRMELFDQYNQLRSGHWRVPVRSLPIRPSLSFAQLNSVPQVGNMQLCVRLVNGRDGDVQTLAKPDPTSTSHYKYPAVASSSHPATVHGNAALPVSAPQPRVVDELSSLSFTDHQHRPTTEASQS; encoded by the exons ATGTCCATTGAAGAAAATCAGCCAAAATGGACAAAAAGGACCTCAGATACTGAG GCGAGTGGGCGTCAGCTGGGTCACAGTGAGAGATTGGAGGAGATGAGGGAAATGGCGACGGACCACGAGCGCGAACTGGCCCTGATACATGCTCACAACcagcagctggagcagcagagagacg agctgGCCCATCAGGTGAGTGTCCTGTCtgagcagagcaacacaactcACCTGGAGAGTCTGCTGATGGAGCtcagagagcaggaggagagaaacGAGGAGACGCTGCAACAACTCGCTGAACATCTTCGTGCATCACA tttgcaAGAGGTCTCCGTACCCGCCGTTCAGCCAGATCCACGCAGGAATCAAAAGATGCATCCTGACAGCTTTGAGCTAATTTCTTGTGCGGACGGCCCTCTCTCTACACAGATAAG AGCCCTGTGGCAGGCATACATGCAGTCAGGTGGGTCTGATCCAGCCATTGTGGCACAAATGATTGACCTGCAGGCAGAAGCCCAAAGTCTGGAGAAAAACCAACCAGCGACAGCCGGCGAGGCCAAAAAGAAGA AAGTGAAGCCTCCTCAGCGGGGCCCGAGCTGGGAGCTGCTGGCTGTGGAGCAGGAGAACCAGAGACTGGAGGAGGAGATCCTCAGGATGCAGCTGGGCAGGGAGCGACACCATAACTATGATG CAGCAGTGAGGACTGAACTTGAGCTGATTCAGAGGGAAAACCTCATGCAGATTTCCAGTTTACAGGCAGAGATGCAGAGAAGCAAAGAAGCTCCCAGGCCCAGGAGAcagcctcctcctcatcctcctcttcctccgccaACTCCACTCCCACTCCAACCCAACACTCACATTCATGCACCTCTTTCACTG CTCCAGTCCAGATCCTTCTCCTCTCCACCGGGAAGATGCATGTTGGACTCCCTGGACTCTCTGGGTCCGGCCCCCTACGACCCTGC AGCTGGTTTCGTGGTTTTCTACGACCTGGTGCTGGGAGTGGATGTCTCTCAGAGGGCGCTGCGAATGGTGGTGGCTCTTTACTCAGAAGGTCAGGAGGTCGGACCGCCGACTGCCCTTCCCACCGTACAGTGCATGCCAGGAGTGTCCGTGTCGTACACCCACGGCCTCAGCCCTGGAAACTACGCCCTCCTGTCGGTCAAACAGCCTGTACCCAG GATCCAACCatcaccctccctctctctagtGGTGGAGCTGCAGGCAGCCAGAGATCTGGATGTTCACAGCCAGGACGTCTTCAAACTGGCGTCCTGCGGCTGGACACGAATGGAACTCTTTGACCAATACAACCAG CTCCGTAGTGGCCACTGGAGGGTGCCAGTGCGCAGTCTGCCTATCAGACCTTCCTTAAGCTTTGCCCAGCTCAACTCAGTGCCCCAG GTGGGCAACATGCAGCTGTGTGTACGTTTGGTCAACGGAAGAGACGGAGATGTTCAGACTCTGGCAAAGCCGGACCCGACCAGCACCAGTCACTATAAATATCCAGCTGTG GCGTCCTCCTCACATCCTGCGACTGTCCACGGAAATGCAGCTCTGCCTGTTTCAGCTCCACAGCCCAGAGTAGTGGATGAACTCTCCTCTTTGTCCTTCACTGATCACCAGCACCGTCCAACCACAGAGGCCAGTCAGAGTTGA
- the ccdc17 gene encoding coiled-coil domain-containing protein 17 isoform X2, protein MSIEENQPKWTKRTSDTEASGRQLGHSERLEEMREMATDHERELALIHAHNQQLEQQRDELAHQVSVLSEQSNTTHLESLLMELREQEERNEETLQQLAEHLRASHLQEVSVPAVQPDPRRNQKMHPDSFELISCADGPLSTQIRALWQAYMQSGGSDPAIVAQMIDLQAEAQSLEKNQPATAGEAKKKKVKPPQRGPSWELLAVEQENQRLEEEILRMQLGRERHHNYDAVRTELELIQRENLMQISSLQAEMQRSKEAPRPRRQPPPHPPLPPPTPLPLQPNTHIHAPLSLLQSRSFSSPPGRCMLDSLDSLGPAPYDPAAGFVVFYDLVLGVDVSQRALRMVVALYSEGQEVGPPTALPTVQCMPGVSVSYTHGLSPGNYALLSVKQPVPRIQPSPSLSLVVELQAARDLDVHSQDVFKLASCGWTRMELFDQYNQLRSGHWRVPVRSLPIRPSLSFAQLNSVPQVGNMQLCVRLVNGRDGDVQTLAKPDPTSTSHYKYPAVASSSHPATVHGNAALPVSAPQPRVVDELSSLSFTDHQHRPTTEASQS, encoded by the exons ATGTCCATTGAAGAAAATCAGCCAAAATGGACAAAAAGGACCTCAGATACTGAG GCGAGTGGGCGTCAGCTGGGTCACAGTGAGAGATTGGAGGAGATGAGGGAAATGGCGACGGACCACGAGCGCGAACTGGCCCTGATACATGCTCACAACcagcagctggagcagcagagagacg agctgGCCCATCAGGTGAGTGTCCTGTCtgagcagagcaacacaactcACCTGGAGAGTCTGCTGATGGAGCtcagagagcaggaggagagaaacGAGGAGACGCTGCAACAACTCGCTGAACATCTTCGTGCATCACA tttgcaAGAGGTCTCCGTACCCGCCGTTCAGCCAGATCCACGCAGGAATCAAAAGATGCATCCTGACAGCTTTGAGCTAATTTCTTGTGCGGACGGCCCTCTCTCTACACAGATAAG AGCCCTGTGGCAGGCATACATGCAGTCAGGTGGGTCTGATCCAGCCATTGTGGCACAAATGATTGACCTGCAGGCAGAAGCCCAAAGTCTGGAGAAAAACCAACCAGCGACAGCCGGCGAGGCCAAAAAGAAGA AAGTGAAGCCTCCTCAGCGGGGCCCGAGCTGGGAGCTGCTGGCTGTGGAGCAGGAGAACCAGAGACTGGAGGAGGAGATCCTCAGGATGCAGCTGGGCAGGGAGCGACACCATAACTATGATG CAGTGAGGACTGAACTTGAGCTGATTCAGAGGGAAAACCTCATGCAGATTTCCAGTTTACAGGCAGAGATGCAGAGAAGCAAAGAAGCTCCCAGGCCCAGGAGAcagcctcctcctcatcctcctcttcctccgccaACTCCACTCCCACTCCAACCCAACACTCACATTCATGCACCTCTTTCACTG CTCCAGTCCAGATCCTTCTCCTCTCCACCGGGAAGATGCATGTTGGACTCCCTGGACTCTCTGGGTCCGGCCCCCTACGACCCTGC AGCTGGTTTCGTGGTTTTCTACGACCTGGTGCTGGGAGTGGATGTCTCTCAGAGGGCGCTGCGAATGGTGGTGGCTCTTTACTCAGAAGGTCAGGAGGTCGGACCGCCGACTGCCCTTCCCACCGTACAGTGCATGCCAGGAGTGTCCGTGTCGTACACCCACGGCCTCAGCCCTGGAAACTACGCCCTCCTGTCGGTCAAACAGCCTGTACCCAG GATCCAACCatcaccctccctctctctagtGGTGGAGCTGCAGGCAGCCAGAGATCTGGATGTTCACAGCCAGGACGTCTTCAAACTGGCGTCCTGCGGCTGGACACGAATGGAACTCTTTGACCAATACAACCAG CTCCGTAGTGGCCACTGGAGGGTGCCAGTGCGCAGTCTGCCTATCAGACCTTCCTTAAGCTTTGCCCAGCTCAACTCAGTGCCCCAG GTGGGCAACATGCAGCTGTGTGTACGTTTGGTCAACGGAAGAGACGGAGATGTTCAGACTCTGGCAAAGCCGGACCCGACCAGCACCAGTCACTATAAATATCCAGCTGTG GCGTCCTCCTCACATCCTGCGACTGTCCACGGAAATGCAGCTCTGCCTGTTTCAGCTCCACAGCCCAGAGTAGTGGATGAACTCTCCTCTTTGTCCTTCACTGATCACCAGCACCGTCCAACCACAGAGGCCAGTCAGAGTTGA